One stretch of Jiangella gansuensis DSM 44835 DNA includes these proteins:
- a CDS encoding NPCBM/NEW2 domain-containing protein: MAVERDLSNGENAAGDGRTLSVGGITHEKGLGVHAESRVSYYLGEACSRLTAVAGVDDEILDYGSVRFSVVGDGVTLARSDVLTGVSDPMPLDVDVSGVSYLDLVVDGAGDGVSGDHADWASARLAWSP; encoded by the coding sequence CTGGCCGTCGAGCGCGACCTCAGCAACGGCGAGAACGCCGCCGGTGACGGGCGGACGCTCAGCGTCGGCGGAATCACCCACGAGAAGGGGCTGGGCGTGCACGCGGAGTCGCGGGTGTCCTACTACCTGGGCGAGGCGTGCTCCCGGCTCACCGCCGTCGCCGGCGTGGACGACGAGATCCTCGACTACGGTTCCGTGCGCTTCTCCGTCGTCGGTGACGGCGTCACCCTGGCCCGGTCCGACGTGCTCACCGGGGTGTCGGACCCAATGCCGCTCGACGTCGACGTGAGTGGAGTGAGTTACCTCGACCTGGTTGTGGACGGCGCCGGCGACGGTGTCAGCGGCGACCACGCCGACTGGGCCAGCGCCCGGCTCGCCTGGTCACCATGA
- a CDS encoding SMP-30/gluconolactonase/LRE family protein → MSTPEVLMDRIVFGESPRWHDGRLWFSDWGANQVIVLGADGGHEVVATVPSFPMCIDFLPDGRLLVVDSAHRQLLRREPDGAMERHADLSPVSDLPWNDIVVDDRGNAYVNNIGFDFPGGEFAPGLIALVAPGGEVRQVAGDVAFPNGMAITPDGATLIVAESYANRLTAFDIEADGGLGNRRVWAPTPTDHPDGICVDAEGAVWYADVGNQHCVRVREGGEVLSTVELDRGAFACALSRGDDPHLYVVGQDFGTESPEPNGQVVAFPAPAPGAGRP, encoded by the coding sequence ATGAGCACACCCGAGGTCCTGATGGACCGCATCGTCTTCGGTGAGTCACCGCGCTGGCACGACGGGCGGCTCTGGTTCTCCGACTGGGGCGCGAACCAGGTGATCGTGCTCGGCGCCGACGGCGGTCACGAGGTGGTGGCGACCGTTCCGTCGTTCCCGATGTGCATCGACTTCCTCCCGGACGGGCGGCTGCTGGTCGTGGACTCCGCACACAGGCAGCTGCTGCGCCGAGAGCCCGACGGGGCCATGGAGCGGCACGCGGACCTCTCCCCCGTCTCGGACCTGCCGTGGAACGACATCGTGGTCGACGACCGTGGCAACGCCTACGTCAACAACATCGGCTTCGACTTCCCCGGCGGCGAGTTCGCGCCCGGCCTGATCGCCCTCGTGGCCCCGGGCGGCGAGGTCCGGCAGGTGGCCGGCGACGTGGCGTTCCCGAACGGGATGGCGATCACGCCGGACGGTGCGACCCTGATCGTCGCCGAGTCCTACGCCAACCGCCTCACCGCGTTCGACATCGAGGCCGACGGCGGCCTCGGCAACCGCCGCGTGTGGGCGCCGACACCCACGGACCATCCCGACGGGATCTGCGTGGACGCCGAGGGCGCGGTCTGGTACGCCGACGTCGGCAACCAGCACTGCGTCCGGGTGCGCGAGGGCGGCGAGGTGCTGTCCACCGTAGAACTGGACCGGGGCGCCTTCGCCTGTGCCCTGAGCCGCGGCGACGACCCACACCTGTATGTCGTCGGCCAGGACTTCGGCACCGAGTCGCCGGAGCCCAACGGACAGGTCGTGGCCTTCCCGGCGCCCGCGCCGGGCGCCGGGAGGCCCTGA
- a CDS encoding GntR family transcriptional regulator, protein MPIPEGTPSIDRRLLRDDVFGRLRDAIVDGVLAPGEQLRDGELAAWLGVSRTPVREALLRLAEAGLVVARPGRSTTVSTLDLRDIRDARDVVAAMHEVAVREAVDSLTRSDLEAMRAANHRFRTAVERGDVEAALRADDDLHGIPVAVAANRALSAVLDQFTPVLRRAERLRFSSLGGRASITRHDDLIRLCAAGDAEQAAAVAFDTWHTLPTTEE, encoded by the coding sequence ATGCCCATCCCAGAGGGCACGCCCTCGATCGACCGTCGCCTCCTGCGTGACGACGTCTTCGGCCGGCTGCGCGACGCCATCGTCGACGGAGTCCTTGCGCCGGGTGAGCAACTGCGTGACGGTGAGCTCGCGGCCTGGCTCGGGGTGAGTCGCACTCCGGTGCGCGAGGCGTTGCTGCGGCTGGCGGAGGCGGGACTCGTCGTGGCCCGGCCGGGGCGTTCCACGACCGTGAGCACGCTGGACCTGCGTGACATCCGCGATGCTCGTGACGTGGTCGCGGCGATGCACGAGGTGGCCGTGCGGGAGGCGGTGGACAGCCTCACCCGGAGCGATCTCGAAGCGATGCGGGCGGCCAACCACCGCTTCCGCACGGCGGTGGAGCGCGGCGACGTCGAGGCGGCCTTGCGCGCCGACGACGACCTGCACGGCATCCCGGTGGCCGTGGCCGCGAACCGGGCGCTGAGCGCCGTGCTCGATCAGTTCACGCCGGTGCTGCGGAGGGCTGAGCGGCTGCGCTTCTCCTCGCTGGGCGGCCGCGCCTCGATCACCCGGCACGACGACCTCATCAGACTGTGCGCCGCCGGAGACGCGGAGCAGGCGGCAGCGGTCGCCTTCGACACCTGGCACACCCTGCCGACCACTGAGGAGTGA
- a CDS encoding 1-aminocyclopropane-1-carboxylate deaminase, with protein sequence MALSDFPRHRLTFGPSPVHPMPRLTAHLGGASIWAKREDCNSGLAYGGNKTRKLEYIVPDALAQGADTLVSIGGYQSNHTRQVAAVAASLGLKAVLVQENWVDWPDSVNDRVGNILLSRIMGAEVRLDPAGFGIEFKESWSRAIEDVKQRGGTPYPIPAGASDHRLGGLGFANWAYEVEQQERDLGIFFDTIVVCAVTGSTHAGMIAGFAALEEAGGRPRRVIGIDASAKIEETRAQVARIATATAKLIGVERPLRDDEITILADWAGDRYGIPVDSTLDAIRLTGQLEGVILDPVYEGKSMAGLIDLVTAREISPESTVLFAHLGGQPALNAYSSLFTHTSPLPIESQERGVGGTA encoded by the coding sequence ATGGCCCTGTCCGATTTCCCCCGCCACCGGTTGACCTTCGGCCCCAGCCCCGTCCACCCCATGCCGCGATTGACCGCCCACCTCGGCGGCGCGTCGATCTGGGCGAAACGGGAGGACTGCAACTCGGGTCTCGCCTACGGCGGCAACAAGACCCGCAAGCTGGAGTACATCGTCCCCGACGCGCTGGCGCAGGGAGCCGACACCCTGGTGTCCATCGGCGGGTACCAGTCCAACCACACCCGCCAGGTCGCCGCCGTCGCCGCGTCGCTGGGCCTGAAAGCCGTGCTGGTACAGGAGAACTGGGTCGACTGGCCCGATTCCGTCAACGACCGCGTCGGCAACATCCTGCTGAGCCGCATCATGGGCGCCGAGGTCCGCCTCGACCCGGCCGGTTTCGGCATCGAGTTCAAGGAGTCCTGGTCCCGCGCGATCGAGGACGTGAAGCAGCGCGGTGGCACACCGTACCCCATCCCGGCGGGTGCCTCCGACCACCGGCTCGGCGGTCTCGGGTTCGCGAACTGGGCCTACGAGGTCGAGCAGCAAGAACGCGACCTGGGCATCTTCTTCGACACCATCGTGGTCTGCGCGGTCACCGGTTCCACCCACGCGGGCATGATCGCCGGATTCGCTGCGCTCGAAGAAGCCGGTGGCCGGCCACGCCGCGTGATCGGCATCGACGCCAGCGCGAAGATCGAGGAGACACGCGCTCAGGTCGCGCGCATCGCGACCGCGACAGCCAAGCTCATCGGGGTGGAGCGGCCGCTGCGTGACGACGAGATCACGATCCTCGCCGACTGGGCGGGGGACAGGTACGGCATCCCGGTGGACTCCACGCTCGACGCGATCCGGCTCACCGGTCAGCTCGAGGGGGTGATCCTCGACCCCGTCTACGAGGGCAAGTCGATGGCCGGCCTCATCGACCTCGTCACCGCCCGCGAGATCTCGCCGGAATCGACGGTCCTCTTCGCCCACCTCGGCGGCCAACCGGCCCTGAACGCGTACAGCAGCCTGTTCACCCACACCAGTCCGCTCCCCATCGAATCGCAGGAGCGCGGTGTCGGCGGGACCGCGTAG
- a CDS encoding GNAT family N-acetyltransferase: MSTQTITARSAGPADTDTLAATLAEAFQSDPVLSWCYPDVAARARILPTAFRVILEAAIPHGGVETALEGAAASVWVPPAAEIDAERMAGDLGTASEQYADRLLTLMGLLDEHHPTHKEHQYLFLLGTRDAWQSQGLGTALLRSVLTWCDHDGVPAYLEATSERNRSLYERHGFAVTKVIRLPDGPPLWCMWREPV, from the coding sequence ATGAGCACCCAGACCATCACGGCACGCAGCGCCGGCCCAGCCGACACCGACACCCTCGCGGCAACCCTCGCCGAGGCGTTCCAGTCCGATCCGGTTCTCTCGTGGTGCTACCCGGACGTGGCGGCGCGAGCACGGATCCTGCCGACGGCGTTCCGCGTGATTCTCGAAGCGGCGATCCCCCACGGCGGGGTGGAGACCGCGCTCGAAGGCGCGGCGGCCTCGGTCTGGGTCCCGCCGGCCGCCGAGATCGACGCGGAACGGATGGCGGGCGACCTCGGCACGGCGTCCGAGCAGTACGCCGACCGCCTGCTGACGCTGATGGGCCTGCTCGACGAGCACCACCCGACCCACAAGGAGCACCAGTACCTCTTCCTCCTCGGCACCCGGGACGCCTGGCAATCCCAGGGCCTCGGCACGGCGCTGCTGCGCTCGGTCCTGACCTGGTGTGACCACGACGGCGTACCCGCCTATCTGGAGGCCACCTCGGAGCGCAACCGTTCGCTGTACGAGCGGCACGGCTTCGCGGTCACCAAGGTGATCCGGCTCCCCGACGGGCCCCCGTTGTGGTGCATGTGGCGCGAGCCGGTCTGA
- a CDS encoding helix-turn-helix transcriptional regulator, producing MEPLVAPSSSAISASPEAFEALSWEAWWRNDVEALFEARERAYRAYRAAGDDLGAARMACWLGTDSVDFRGQTAVASGWLARARRLLDGREETLEYGLLLIHEAEKVMYIGDTDTAIADGSEALALARRLGHFDLESLATATIGLAQVFAGHVDEGSRRLEEAASAALADELDQTWAAGWCCCYLIYGCEQVRDYERAVQWCRSIEEWATRRFGALQHTCRAHYASVLVWQGAWDAAETQLTEAMRALVELRPPAVADVGVRLGELRRRQARAEEALRLFEEAPAHPLSILGVGELHLDAGEVRAARDRAEEYLRDAASGPATPRAAGLELLARAAAAEGDLVAARAALAELTAVSERLGTDPSRASVAWAAGFVAEAAADLGEARIAFEDAARLFHRVGAPWDEARALMALARVLDRDGRPADADHHQARADALLSGLHGRAPEPAGTEPSGARSPLTPREREVLGLIARGLTNRDVASALVVSEHTVNRHMTNILGKLGAGSRSAAVALALRDGLIDNV from the coding sequence ATGGAGCCGCTGGTGGCCCCGTCCTCGAGTGCCATATCGGCCTCCCCGGAGGCATTCGAGGCCCTGAGCTGGGAAGCCTGGTGGCGCAACGACGTCGAGGCCCTATTCGAGGCCAGAGAACGTGCGTACCGGGCCTACCGCGCTGCCGGCGACGACCTCGGCGCGGCTCGGATGGCGTGCTGGCTCGGCACCGACTCCGTCGATTTCCGGGGACAGACGGCGGTCGCCAGCGGGTGGCTGGCCCGGGCGCGTCGGTTGCTGGATGGGCGAGAGGAAACCCTCGAGTACGGCCTGCTGTTGATCCACGAGGCCGAGAAGGTGATGTACATCGGCGATACCGACACTGCGATCGCGGACGGTTCGGAGGCGCTGGCCCTGGCACGCCGCCTCGGCCACTTCGACCTCGAGTCCCTGGCGACCGCCACGATCGGGCTCGCGCAGGTCTTCGCCGGGCACGTCGACGAGGGCAGCCGGAGGCTCGAGGAGGCCGCCTCGGCCGCGCTTGCGGACGAGCTGGACCAAACGTGGGCGGCCGGCTGGTGCTGCTGCTACCTCATCTATGGCTGTGAGCAGGTCCGTGACTACGAGCGAGCAGTCCAGTGGTGCCGGAGCATCGAGGAGTGGGCTACGCGGAGATTCGGCGCGCTCCAGCACACCTGTCGTGCGCACTACGCCAGCGTGCTGGTCTGGCAGGGTGCCTGGGATGCGGCCGAGACCCAACTGACCGAGGCGATGCGAGCGCTCGTCGAGCTGAGGCCCCCGGCGGTTGCGGACGTCGGTGTCCGGTTGGGTGAGCTGCGACGTCGTCAGGCTCGGGCCGAGGAGGCACTGCGGCTCTTCGAGGAGGCGCCGGCACACCCGCTCTCGATCCTGGGCGTCGGCGAGCTGCACCTGGACGCCGGGGAGGTCCGGGCCGCCCGGGACCGAGCCGAGGAGTACCTCCGCGACGCCGCCTCCGGACCGGCGACTCCGCGGGCCGCCGGACTGGAGCTTCTGGCCCGGGCGGCCGCGGCAGAGGGAGATCTGGTGGCCGCGCGGGCTGCGCTGGCCGAGCTGACCGCGGTCTCCGAGCGCCTCGGCACGGATCCCAGCCGGGCCTCGGTCGCATGGGCGGCCGGCTTCGTAGCGGAGGCGGCCGCGGACCTCGGCGAGGCACGGATCGCATTCGAGGACGCGGCCCGGCTCTTCCACCGGGTCGGCGCACCGTGGGACGAGGCCCGCGCCCTGATGGCACTGGCCCGGGTGCTCGACCGGGACGGGCGGCCGGCGGACGCCGACCATCATCAGGCGCGTGCCGACGCACTCTTGAGCGGCTTGCACGGCCGCGCGCCCGAGCCTGCCGGTACCGAACCGTCAGGAGCTCGGTCGCCGCTGACGCCCCGAGAGCGTGAAGTGCTCGGCCTGATCGCCCGTGGCCTGACCAACCGCGACGTCGCCAGCGCGCTGGTGGTCAGCGAGCACACGGTGAACCGCCACATGACGAACATCCTGGGCAAGCTCGGCGCCGGGTCGCGGTCCGCCGCGGTCGCCCTCGCCCTGCGGGACGGGCTGATCGACAACGTGTGA
- a CDS encoding VOC family protein, with protein sequence MTHVQRFDHVGITVADLETATAFFVGLGFEVEGTGSVEGEFVETVCGIPGAHCKIAMLRLPAGGTRLELSSFLTPDHVPGSPAAMANELGLRNVSFEVGDLNAAIEAVAADGYGLVGGVGEYEGSVRMAYVRGPEGIIVSLFEHIG encoded by the coding sequence ATGACACATGTACAACGCTTCGACCACGTCGGCATCACCGTTGCGGACCTGGAGACGGCGACGGCGTTCTTCGTCGGGCTGGGTTTCGAGGTCGAGGGCACCGGATCCGTAGAGGGCGAGTTCGTGGAGACCGTCTGCGGCATCCCTGGCGCGCACTGCAAGATCGCGATGCTGCGGTTGCCCGCCGGTGGAACCCGGCTGGAGCTCTCGAGCTTCCTCACGCCCGATCACGTCCCCGGATCGCCCGCGGCGATGGCCAACGAGCTGGGCCTGCGCAACGTCTCCTTCGAGGTCGGCGACCTCAACGCAGCCATCGAGGCTGTAGCTGCGGACGGGTACGGCCTCGTGGGTGGCGTCGGCGAGTACGAGGGCAGTGTCCGGATGGCCTACGTGCGCGGGCCCGAAGGGATCATCGTGTCCCTGTTCGAGCACATCGGCTGA
- a CDS encoding ATP-binding protein translates to MDRSSLPSVTDREAEVLGQLSAGRSNAQIAHVLHISVRTVENHVSSLLRKLGASDRRELGALAGPQASVPGGGPGQVAGLPRGRSTFVGRQPDRAAIVGALDDHRLVSVVGPGGMGKTRLATVVAAESARGFPAGAAFVDLVPVRPGLVAEAVASVLGVSELPDQEVSGTIAGHLGTGRFLLMLDNCEHVVDEVGSLLGTLLDRCPHLVVLATSRERLRLPDERLVRLGPLPTDPDGVRLFLDRARAGDPDLELDREVVADICDHLDGMPLAIEIAAARASSLGQDGLRAAISDHVRLVNGARGVPPRHTSLNTVMGWSYDLLDDAERSMLRGLSVFAGSFDLASVAWVTGAPDTAAAADLLGRLVDSSLVVRATTTGTTRWRLLETVRAFADTKTGGVERSDLVARHLSWAIATATRLEKALDGSWLTEFDAVVDDLREAFARSPAAPDPAGRELARTLAHLMFARGYVREARELYLAAATRTADDGEAFDDLRDAAEVAIAGSDVQAGVDLLMLAARRAGDHGNDAAAAWAAAVETRVRFGYEYRSAGAPEHRSELLDAAQREADPDDPVVTALVATARAWHEGGLLRTDPAGTAVARARDAGDPIVTLRALDVLSATLIEQGHLHDALEIAGERLSLLRSLPRHRPAAATEISDTFQVAINLAISTGELDLASEFLDRAEVEDPTSNPYIAIPRRIAVHTLTGRFAAAIDQGAELWDAWRRDGIDRRWLAPAFNLVALAHGLADDGEDGVWLERTSMVAMADLAPTDWMTVRAAFVRARIALHTGDLAAAPRLVDAAFAAPPGWAHRSDGYARATGAELAVAAGLADAEERIYAAEPYAAENRWAAATLARARGRLLGRHEDLETAAAIYAEVGAEFERTSTLQLIAARFAVPPKAP, encoded by the coding sequence ATGGATCGGTCGTCCTTGCCCTCGGTCACGGATCGTGAAGCCGAGGTACTCGGCCAACTGTCGGCTGGCCGGTCGAACGCCCAGATCGCGCATGTCCTGCACATCTCCGTGCGGACGGTCGAGAACCACGTGTCATCCCTGCTCCGCAAGCTCGGCGCGAGCGACCGGCGCGAACTGGGGGCATTGGCCGGGCCGCAGGCGTCCGTTCCCGGCGGCGGGCCCGGACAAGTGGCCGGGCTTCCCCGCGGGCGAAGCACCTTCGTCGGCCGCCAGCCGGATCGAGCGGCGATCGTCGGCGCTCTCGACGACCACCGACTGGTCAGCGTGGTCGGGCCCGGCGGGATGGGCAAGACCCGCCTGGCGACGGTGGTGGCCGCCGAAAGCGCGCGGGGCTTTCCCGCAGGTGCCGCGTTCGTGGACCTCGTTCCGGTGCGGCCCGGTCTCGTGGCGGAGGCGGTGGCGAGCGTCCTCGGGGTTTCCGAGCTGCCGGACCAGGAGGTGAGCGGCACGATCGCAGGACACCTGGGGACGGGCAGGTTCCTGCTCATGCTGGACAACTGCGAGCACGTCGTCGACGAGGTCGGCTCTCTCCTCGGGACGCTACTCGACAGATGCCCGCACCTCGTCGTGCTCGCCACCTCCCGTGAGCGGCTCCGACTACCAGATGAACGGCTGGTGCGCCTGGGCCCACTGCCCACCGATCCCGACGGCGTACGCCTGTTCCTCGACCGCGCTCGCGCAGGGGATCCTGACCTGGAACTCGACCGCGAGGTGGTCGCGGACATCTGCGATCACCTCGACGGGATGCCGCTGGCGATCGAGATCGCCGCGGCGCGGGCATCGTCCTTGGGTCAGGACGGGCTCCGCGCTGCCATCAGCGACCACGTCCGCCTGGTGAACGGCGCTCGAGGCGTACCACCGCGTCACACGTCGTTGAACACCGTCATGGGCTGGAGCTACGACCTCCTGGACGACGCGGAGCGGTCGATGCTGCGAGGGTTGTCCGTGTTCGCGGGCAGCTTCGACCTCGCATCCGTCGCGTGGGTCACGGGTGCACCGGACACCGCGGCCGCGGCGGACCTGCTCGGACGCCTCGTCGACAGCAGCCTCGTCGTGCGGGCGACAACGACGGGAACCACCCGCTGGCGACTGCTGGAGACCGTCCGCGCCTTTGCCGACACCAAGACCGGCGGTGTGGAGCGGTCCGACCTGGTCGCGCGGCACCTGAGCTGGGCGATCGCCACCGCAACGAGGCTCGAGAAGGCCTTGGATGGTAGCTGGCTGACCGAGTTCGACGCTGTGGTCGACGACCTGCGAGAGGCGTTCGCGCGGTCGCCGGCCGCGCCCGATCCCGCGGGCCGTGAGTTGGCGCGGACGTTGGCGCATCTGATGTTCGCCCGCGGTTACGTCCGCGAGGCTCGCGAGCTGTATCTCGCCGCGGCCACCCGGACCGCGGACGACGGGGAGGCCTTCGACGACCTCCGCGATGCGGCCGAGGTCGCGATCGCCGGTTCGGACGTCCAGGCCGGCGTCGACCTGCTCATGCTCGCCGCCCGCCGGGCCGGTGACCACGGCAACGACGCGGCCGCCGCATGGGCGGCCGCCGTCGAGACCCGAGTCCGGTTCGGATACGAGTACCGGTCGGCCGGTGCGCCGGAACACCGATCGGAACTCCTGGACGCGGCGCAGCGTGAGGCGGACCCGGACGATCCGGTCGTCACGGCACTCGTCGCCACTGCGCGCGCCTGGCACGAAGGCGGCCTCCTCCGGACCGATCCGGCCGGCACCGCCGTGGCCAGAGCACGCGACGCGGGTGACCCGATCGTCACGCTCCGTGCACTGGACGTCCTGAGTGCGACCCTCATCGAGCAGGGCCACCTGCACGACGCACTCGAGATCGCCGGTGAGCGGCTCAGCCTGCTCAGGAGCCTGCCACGGCATCGCCCGGCGGCCGCCACCGAGATCTCGGACACGTTCCAGGTCGCGATCAACCTGGCCATCTCCACCGGCGAGCTGGACCTCGCGAGCGAGTTCCTCGACCGCGCCGAGGTGGAGGATCCCACCTCGAACCCGTACATCGCCATCCCGCGACGCATCGCCGTCCACACGCTCACCGGCCGGTTCGCCGCGGCCATCGACCAAGGCGCCGAGCTGTGGGACGCCTGGAGACGCGATGGCATCGACCGGCGCTGGCTGGCGCCCGCGTTCAATCTCGTCGCCCTGGCGCACGGCCTCGCCGACGACGGCGAGGACGGCGTGTGGCTCGAGCGAACGTCGATGGTGGCCATGGCCGACCTCGCACCGACCGATTGGATGACGGTCCGCGCAGCGTTCGTGCGCGCGAGGATCGCTCTGCACACCGGCGACCTCGCAGCGGCTCCACGCCTGGTCGACGCTGCTTTCGCGGCACCGCCCGGCTGGGCGCACCGGTCGGACGGATACGCGCGCGCCACCGGTGCCGAGCTGGCCGTCGCCGCCGGGCTTGCGGACGCCGAGGAACGGATCTACGCGGCCGAGCCGTACGCCGCAGAGAACAGGTGGGCCGCCGCGACTCTCGCCCGTGCCCGAGGCCGCCTCCTCGGACGCCATGAGGACCTGGAGACCGCGGCGGCCATATATGCCGAGGTCGGCGCCGAGTTCGAGCGCACCTCCACACTCCAGCTCATCGCCGCGCGATTTGCCGTCCCGCCGAAGGCACCGTGA
- a CDS encoding dihydrofolate reductase family protein — MTDKRKLIVQQWVTVDNVAAEEDGGLSFVSGEPFSETDTSPFKADLMGFIGSVDTMILGANTYHQAKGYWPHADEQGEYGEKLNNLTKFVASTTLDDAPWGDFPAATVTRDPAATVRELKEKSGKDIWLWGSLTLMRSLLDAGLVDEIRMLVCPASRGRGTRVFEDRRDLSLLEATAFRNGVGLLRYEIKN; from the coding sequence ATGACAGACAAGCGCAAGCTCATCGTCCAGCAGTGGGTGACCGTCGACAACGTCGCAGCCGAAGAGGACGGCGGGCTCAGCTTCGTGTCGGGTGAGCCTTTCTCCGAAACCGACACCAGTCCTTTCAAGGCCGATCTCATGGGGTTCATCGGCTCCGTCGACACGATGATCCTCGGTGCGAACACCTACCACCAGGCCAAGGGCTACTGGCCCCACGCCGACGAGCAAGGCGAGTACGGCGAGAAGCTCAACAACCTCACCAAGTTCGTCGCCTCCACGACCCTGGACGACGCGCCGTGGGGCGATTTCCCCGCGGCGACCGTCACCCGTGATCCCGCCGCCACCGTCCGTGAGCTGAAAGAGAAGAGCGGCAAGGACATCTGGCTGTGGGGGAGCTTGACGCTCATGCGTTCGCTGCTCGACGCCGGCCTTGTCGACGAAATCCGGATGCTGGTCTGCCCGGCCTCGCGTGGCAGGGGAACGCGCGTGTTCGAGGACCGGCGAGACCTCTCACTGCTCGAGGCCACCGCGTTTCGGAACGGCGTGGGACTCCTGCGCTACGAGATCAAGAACTGA
- a CDS encoding VOC family protein, which produces MPHVQRFDHIGITVADLASATAFFVGLGLEVEGTGTVEGEFVETVCGIPGARCQITMLRPPDGGSRLELSSFLTPDHVPGSPAAMANEIGLRNVSFQVADLEAAVNAVAANGYGLVGGIGDYENSVRMAYVRGPEGIIVSLFEQIG; this is translated from the coding sequence ATGCCGCACGTACAGCGTTTCGACCACATCGGCATCACCGTCGCGGACCTCGCCTCGGCGACCGCGTTCTTCGTCGGGCTGGGACTCGAAGTCGAAGGTACCGGAACTGTCGAGGGCGAGTTCGTGGAGACCGTCTGCGGCATCCCTGGCGCACGCTGTCAGATCACGATGCTGCGGCCTCCCGACGGAGGATCCCGGCTGGAGCTCTCGAGCTTCCTCACGCCCGACCATGTCCCCGGATCGCCCGCGGCGATGGCCAACGAGATTGGCCTGCGCAACGTGTCCTTCCAGGTCGCCGACCTCGAGGCGGCCGTCAACGCCGTGGCCGCGAATGGGTACGGACTCGTCGGCGGCATCGGCGACTATGAGAACAGCGTCCGGATGGCCTACGTGCGCGGGCCGGAAGGAATCATCGTGTCCCTGTTCGAGCAGATCGGCTGA
- a CDS encoding nitroreductase family deazaflavin-dependent oxidoreductase, with translation MATAADLDRATDSQWDWVAEQTRTYLTSGGSEGHEANGVRMLVLVTTGRTSGQPRRTCLIYGTSGNDFVLVASKGGADEDPDWFKNLKADPSVGVQVGTRRFTGRARLASPAEREALWPQMVRIFPLYEDYSHKTDRQIPVVLLTSQD, from the coding sequence ATGGCCACCGCCGCGGATCTCGACCGCGCCACCGACTCACAGTGGGACTGGGTAGCGGAGCAGACCCGGACGTACCTCACCTCGGGCGGATCCGAGGGACACGAAGCGAACGGGGTGCGCATGCTCGTGCTCGTCACGACAGGACGCACCAGCGGACAGCCACGACGCACGTGCCTGATCTACGGCACCTCCGGGAACGACTTCGTCCTGGTCGCCTCCAAAGGCGGCGCCGACGAGGATCCGGATTGGTTCAAGAACCTCAAAGCAGACCCCAGCGTCGGGGTCCAGGTCGGTACCCGCCGCTTCACCGGCCGCGCCCGACTGGCGTCCCCGGCCGAGCGCGAGGCCCTTTGGCCCCAGATGGTACGGATCTTTCCGCTGTACGAGGACTACTCCCACAAGACCGACCGGCAGATTCCGGTCGTCTTGCTCACGTCCCAAGACTGA
- a CDS encoding type II toxin-antitoxin system VapC family toxin, with protein MRYVLDTSVVSALRVRGRNRSVEAWAAAIPVADLFVTATTVAEIERGIVAKERSDPAQGEILRRWFDEHVLPTFTNRVLPFDLPAARILATYGVPEHAPFDDALIAAIAQAAEMTVATRNTKHFEPLGVRCINPWDPGGPMSAHPAAGRMEYGLSPGRSDG; from the coding sequence GTGAGGTACGTCTTGGACACCAGCGTGGTGTCCGCGCTGCGCGTCCGAGGGCGCAATCGGTCGGTGGAAGCCTGGGCGGCGGCTATTCCGGTGGCCGACCTGTTCGTGACGGCTACGACCGTCGCCGAGATCGAGCGCGGAATCGTCGCGAAGGAGCGATCCGACCCAGCACAAGGAGAGATCTTGCGCCGGTGGTTCGACGAGCATGTGCTCCCCACGTTCACGAACCGCGTACTGCCATTCGACCTGCCGGCCGCACGGATCCTTGCCACCTACGGGGTTCCCGAGCACGCGCCGTTCGACGACGCCCTCATCGCCGCAATCGCGCAGGCCGCCGAGATGACCGTCGCGACGCGGAACACCAAGCACTTCGAACCCCTCGGCGTCCGATGCATCAATCCATGGGACCCAGGGGGACCCATGTCGGCACACCCGGCCGCAGGCCGCATGGAGTATGGGCTCAGCCCGGGCCGTTCGGATGGGTGA
- a CDS encoding FitA-like ribbon-helix-helix domain-containing protein: MEQILIRNLPAGTKAALRVRAEQHHRSVEAEAREILAESLAREPVTIVDLLSMDEGADIVFEPGRLGLTARTPEL; encoded by the coding sequence ATGGAGCAGATCTTGATCCGCAACCTTCCCGCCGGTACGAAGGCCGCGCTTCGCGTGCGCGCCGAGCAGCATCACCGGTCCGTCGAAGCAGAGGCGCGCGAGATTCTCGCCGAGAGCCTCGCGCGTGAGCCCGTCACCATCGTCGACCTGCTGAGCATGGACGAGGGCGCCGACATCGTGTTCGAGCCGGGGCGCTTGGGCCTGACGGCGCGTACCCCTGAGCTGTGA